From Cercospora beticola chromosome 6, complete sequence, a single genomic window includes:
- a CDS encoding uncharacterized protein (BUSCO:EOG09261801), with translation MSSQNFISSPISPNTHRARRSKFTWKHLSTLAHSATNCPLRVIAHIDLDAFYAQCEMVRLGVDNDQPLAVQQWQGLIAINYPARAYGLNRHVTITEAKEKCPDIICQHVATWKEGNAKWEYADDAFKEIAVRKVSLDPYRIESRKILKCIKDTLPADKQRVEKASIDEVFLDLSAQVHGILLERYPELKGPPPYDDPSEPLPKPPTTVLDWKADALVDLDEKHTEEDDPDWDDIVMLVASEIVRDVRAAVFRELKYTMSAGVSRNKMLAKLGSGHKKPNSQTVIRNRAVQHFLSGYKFTKIRNLGGKLGDQVVAAFNTDTVAELLPVPIEQLKKQLGDDTGSWLYDVLRGEDNSEVNPRTQIKSMLSAKSFRPSINSFEVACKWLRIFVADIFGRLVEEGVLENKRRPKTISIHHRQGQQTRSKSGPIPMGKTISEEILFDLAKNLLAQVIVDGRAWPCANLSMQVGGFEDGVTGNMGINGFLVRGEEARAMQAATLHREESLENGPSKKKRRIKVGGIPTVFAHKYNSWGSDVEDEDEEGIPPSEGTQIKEEDLLDVPTSAHADDGIPLWARGHDSPTPAALDEEEHDSDDLYTCDRCNKRTSTAERTEHEDFHFAQDLQRQTSPSRPPPKPVPLAKPASSSKAKGKGRGKPGSSGVGQPEKGQRRLAFG, from the coding sequence ATGTCCTCCCAGAACTTCATCTCCTCGCCCATATCTCCCAATACGCACCGCGCTCGACGCAGCAAGTTCACATGGAAGCACCTGTCTACGCTCGCCCATTCCGCCACGAACTGTCCTCTGCGCGTGATAGCGCATATCGATCTCGATGCATTCTACGCACAATGCGAGATGGTCCGGCTGGGCGTGGACAACGACCAGCCGCTCGCAGTTCAGCAGTGGCAAggcctcatcgccatcaacTATCCCGCCAGAGCATATGGTCTGAACCGCCACGTCACCATCACCGAAGCGAAAGAGAAATGCCCAGACATCATATGCCAGCACGTCGCGACATGGAAAGAGGGAAACGCGAAATGGGAATATGCAGATGATGCGTTCAAGGAGATTGCCGTCAGGAAGGTCAGCTTGGATCCATATCGGATTGAGAGCAGGAAGATTTTGAAGTGTATTAAAGATACGTTGCCTGCGGATAAGCAAAGAGTGGAGAAGGCGAGTATTGATGAGGTGTTTTTGGACTTGTCTGCGCAGGTACACGGTATTTTGTTGGAGAGATATCCGGAGTTGAAGGGGCCACCGCCGTATGATGATCCTTCGGAACCGCTGCCAAAGCCGCCGACGACTGTGCTGGATTGGAAAGCAGATGCTCTGGTCGATCTGGATGAGAAGCAtacagaagaagacgatccGGATTGGGACGACATCGTAATGTTGGTTGCGTCCGAGATTGTGAGAGACGTGCGAGCTGCGGTGTTCAGAGAACTGAAGTATACCATGTCTGCCGGAGTCAGCAGGAACAAGATGTTGGCAAAGCTGGGCTCCGGTCACAAGAAACCCAACTCACAAACTGTGATTCGCAATCGAGCAGTTCAGCACTTTCTATCTGGCTACAAGTTTACCAAAATTCGCAACCTAGGCGGCAAACTGGGCGATCAAGTCGTTGCCGCCTTCAACACGGATACTGTCGCTGAGCTTCTGCCGGTTCCGATCGAACAGttgaagaagcagcttgGTGACGATACCGGGTCCTGGCTATACGATGTCCTGCGAGGCGAAGACAACAGCGAGGTCAATCCACGCACACAAATCAAATCTATGCTGTCTGCCAAGTCTTTTAGACCATCGATCAACAGTTTCGAAGTAGCTTGCAAATGGCTGCGAATTTTCGTTGCAGACATATTCGGCCGACTGGTTGAGGAGGGTGTGCTCGAGAACAAGCGCCGGCCGAAGACCATCAGTATACATCATCGGCAAGGTCAGCAGACAAGAAGCAAATCAGGACCGATCCCAATGGGCAAGACTATTTCGGAAGAGATTTTGTTCGACTTGGCCAAGAATTTGCTAGCGCAGGTCATTGTTGACGGAAGAGCCTGGCCGTGCGCCAATTTGTCCATGCAAGTGGGCGGCTTTGAGGATGGTGTTACTGGCAACATGGGCATCAATGGTTTTCTGGTACGCGGTGAGGAGGCCAGGGCTATGCAGGCTGCCACCCTTCATCGCGAAGAATCATTGGAGAACGGGCCCTCCAAGAAAAAGCGGCGCATCAAAGTTGGCGGAATTCCCACTGTATTTGCACACAAGTACAATAGCTGGGGCAGCGAtgtggaagacgaagacgaagagggcATCCCTCCCTCCGAAGGCACTCAGATCAAGGAGGAGGATCTTCTGGATGTTCCTACTTCAGCACACGCTGATGACGGAATCCCTCTCTGGGCACGCGGGCACGACTCACCCACACCCGCTGCccttgacgaggaggaacaTGACTCTGACGATCTGTACACTTGTGATCGTTGCAATAAAAGAACATCGACAGCGGAACGCACCGAGCACGAAGACTTTCATTTCGCACAGGACCTGCAAAGACAAACGAGTCCTAGCAGACCTCCACCCAAGCCGGTTCCTTTGGCAAAGCCtgcttcatcgtcgaagGCGAAGGGGAAAGGGCGAGGAAAAcctggcagcagcggcgtcgGACAACCTGAGAAGGGACAGCGCAGACTGGCGTTCGGTTAA